A single genomic interval of Spinacia oleracea cultivar Varoflay chromosome 6, BTI_SOV_V1, whole genome shotgun sequence harbors:
- the LOC110804284 gene encoding uncharacterized protein At5g65660 yields the protein MEHSPVYNPVVHHHSDASRPSLGFPLGTALLLLVIFSLSGIFSCCYHWDKFRSLRQSYSDDLDLEAANHPAKPNYPNYLLKQQQMESLPVIMPGDNIAKFIALPCPCEPHRPEMQAPIPTPNKPAKPPRFPVPLY from the exons ATGGAGCACAGTCCAGTTTACAACCCTGTAGTACATCACCATTCCGATGCATCACGACCGTCCCTTGGTTTTCCACTTGGAACAGCTCTTCTTTTATTGGTGATCTTCAGTTTAAGTGGGATTTTCTCATGTTGTTATCATTGGGACAAGTTTCGATCACTCCGTCAATCTTATTCCGATGATCTTGACCTTGAAGCTGCTAATCACCCTGCTAAACCCAATTACCCTAATTACTTATTG AAACAACAACAAATGGAAAGCCTACCAGTGATAATGCCAGGAGACAATATAGCGAAGTTTATAGCTCTACCATGCCCATGTGAACCACATCGCCCAGAAATGCAAGCCCCAATTCCAACTCCTAATAAACCTGCTAAGCCGCCACGTTTCCCAGTCCCTTTGTATTGa